The Elusimicrobiota bacterium genome includes the window CTTTGCAGGACATACTTGCGCAGGATGTTACCGTGCTTACCTACGACCGTGCGGGGTATGGGTGGAGTTCCGCAGGAAAGTTTCCACGGACACCGGAACAAGTGGCAGTTGAGCTTGATGAAATACTTAATACATTAAACCTTGCACCGCCGTATATCCTTGTTGGGCATTCAATCGGTGGGTTGTATGCGCGGCAGTACGCAATGATGGCACCTGGCAAAGTTGCAGCCTGCGTGTTTCTTGATCCTATGCCGGTGGAGAATAAACGGTTTGAACAGGAACTCGGGCCTGAACTATACCGGCAATCAGGAGCGGATAAAACAGGGGCAATGAGTACGGGTAAATTTTTTGCGTCAACCGGGCTAGGGAGAGTATTAGCGCCGTTGATACAATCCGCGCCGATGTTTGCCGGGTACAAAAAACTTGGGAAAAACGTATACCCTGTAATATACGAAAATATGGTAAGGGAAGAATCGTATCCCGCAATGCTGAGCGAGTACGTATCCGCGATGGATGATACACAACTGGGATTAGTCCGCGAAAAAAGTAGGTTCCCGGATATCCCTGTAGTCGTAGTGTATCACTCACCGGAACGCGTGGTGGATGAAACTGTGCGCTGGGCTAAACTCACGAAGGAGGATGCTCAGAAAGTTGAAACGTTACGTGAAAAACTTACCCGGGAATACCTGGAATCAGGCAAGAATAAGAATAAGCCGGAATGGGTTGTTATGTCAAACTCCGGGCATTATATGCACCTAGACGAACCTGGGGTTATTGCCGGGATTATAAAAAAGTGTGCTG containing:
- a CDS encoding alpha/beta hydrolase, whose protein sequence is LQDILAQDVTVLTYDRAGYGWSSAGKFPRTPEQVAVELDEILNTLNLAPPYILVGHSIGGLYARQYAMMAPGKVAACVFLDPMPVENKRFEQELGPELYRQSGADKTGAMSTGKFFASTGLGRVLAPLIQSAPMFAGYKKLGKNVYPVIYENMVREESYPAMLSEYVSAMDDTQLGLVREKSRFPDIPVVVVYHSPERVVDETVRWAKLTKEDAQKVETLREKLTREYLESGKNKNKPEWVVMSNSGHYMHLDEPGVIAGIIKKCAGKERK